The Cellulosilyticum sp. I15G10I2 genome has a segment encoding these proteins:
- a CDS encoding methyl-accepting chemotaxis protein — MKKISTKILLLSIINSLTVMIILSGIAIWGLVSMQGSYVDELETTIRADFDHLIETQVQSAVSLVQNYYDQYKNGEMSLEQAKEMSASSIRNLRYGQDGYFWIDTFEGVNVVLLGNDTEGTNRLEAVDEKGNYLIKTIIENGKKEGGGFSDYYFAKKGGNEPLPKRSYSLAFEPFEWVIGTGNYTDDIDVIIKNEKEEIAKAAKEKIFLLLLLSVTLAAGFAGISLFVGKKISRPIEDAAKTIKQFALGDFMVEIPDKYLKKKDEIGLISHSLKQMSVSIKMMLAEVRAESIASMQVIHKVSTQIHSLQNKFNEVVQETHHLSMGMEQTAAASEQMNATSNEIETAASSVAEKSQEGMRAVNDMAKKATEIQASVSESEKNALKIITETKSQLEEAIEESKAVEKITVLSDAILQITSQTNLLALNAAIEAARAGEVGRGFAVVADEIRKLAEDSRQTVTQIQSITEVITNTVQNLSSSSSKLLDFVSHGVKKDYAFMLDIAEQYNEDAEGMDALVADFSATSEELLASIQEMMKVIDGITEATVEGASGTTAIAQKSDFALERTNEIVHMLGAVREGAETLSRAVEKFNIE; from the coding sequence ATGAAGAAGATTAGTACTAAAATTCTGCTGTTATCTATTATTAATTCGCTTACAGTTATGATTATTTTAAGTGGTATTGCTATTTGGGGGCTCGTTAGTATGCAAGGTTCATATGTAGACGAACTAGAAACAACGATTAGAGCTGATTTTGACCACTTAATTGAAACTCAGGTTCAGAGTGCAGTAAGCTTAGTGCAAAATTATTATGATCAATATAAAAATGGAGAAATGAGTTTAGAGCAAGCTAAAGAAATGTCAGCTTCATCTATTAGAAATCTTAGGTATGGACAAGATGGTTATTTTTGGATTGATACCTTTGAAGGGGTAAATGTAGTTCTTCTAGGAAATGATACAGAGGGTACCAATAGACTAGAAGCCGTAGATGAAAAAGGCAATTATTTAATTAAAACTATCATTGAAAACGGAAAAAAAGAGGGCGGTGGGTTTTCGGACTACTATTTCGCAAAAAAAGGTGGTAATGAACCTCTGCCAAAAAGATCTTATTCCTTAGCTTTTGAACCTTTTGAATGGGTTATTGGTACGGGGAATTATACAGACGATATAGATGTAATCATAAAAAATGAAAAAGAGGAAATTGCAAAGGCGGCAAAAGAAAAAATCTTTTTATTACTCTTGCTATCTGTTACCTTAGCGGCTGGATTTGCGGGAATTTCTTTGTTTGTTGGCAAAAAAATATCAAGACCTATAGAAGATGCTGCAAAAACTATTAAGCAATTTGCTTTAGGAGACTTTATGGTTGAAATACCAGATAAGTATTTAAAGAAAAAGGATGAAATTGGTCTCATATCTCATTCTTTAAAACAAATGTCTGTATCTATTAAGATGATGCTAGCAGAAGTAAGAGCTGAATCTATTGCTTCAATGCAGGTGATTCATAAAGTAAGCACTCAAATACACAGTTTACAAAACAAATTTAATGAAGTAGTACAAGAAACCCATCATTTATCAATGGGAATGGAACAGACAGCGGCGGCCTCAGAGCAGATGAATGCAACATCAAACGAGATAGAAACAGCAGCAAGTTCCGTTGCAGAGAAATCCCAAGAAGGCATGAGGGCTGTTAATGATATGGCTAAAAAAGCCACTGAGATCCAAGCAAGTGTTAGTGAATCAGAGAAGAATGCTCTGAAAATAATAACAGAGACTAAAAGTCAATTGGAAGAAGCCATTGAAGAATCAAAAGCTGTAGAGAAGATTACGGTTTTATCAGATGCGATACTGCAGATTACCTCTCAAACTAATCTGCTTGCACTGAATGCAGCAATTGAAGCGGCAAGAGCTGGGGAAGTTGGCAGGGGATTTGCTGTGGTTGCAGATGAAATCAGAAAGCTGGCAGAAGACTCAAGGCAGACAGTTACTCAAATACAATCTATTACTGAAGTCATAACAAATACTGTTCAGAATCTATCTTCAAGTTCCAGCAAATTACTTGATTTTGTTTCACATGGTGTAAAAAAAGATTATGCTTTTATGCTGGATATAGCAGAACAATATAATGAAGATGCAGAAGGCATGGACGCGTTAGTCGCAGATTTTAGTGCTACATCAGAAGAATTATTAGCTTCAATACAAGAAATGATGAAAGTAATAGATGGCATTACTGAGGCAACTGTTGAAGGGGCATCGGGAACAACAGCTATTGCACAAAAGTCAGACTTTGCGCTTGAAAGAACAAATGAGATAGTGCATATGCTTGGAGCAGTAAGAGAAGGGGCAGAAACCTTATCCCGTGCAGTAGAAAAGTTTAATATAGAATAA
- a CDS encoding AEC family transporter, with product MLHYIFTIVNQIFIMFLLMLVGYILSKKNILTEEGTKQISTLLMMIVTPAVIIASYQREFEYKLAKMLLISFALGLIAYAVPIIIGSVLFKTDKTIDFQDKRMCLVFSNNGFMAIPLLQALLGSIGVFLGSAHIVLGNVFLWTYGAKTMGREKYQINLKTALINPGTLAMLGGLLVFISPVKLPNTLYQVFNYIGAINMPLAMMVLGAFLAKTDFISCFTDKSIYTISIYKLVLVPAVLMGVLHSISADQIVTATLLIGAAAPTGIVAPMFAQRFNTKYLYSTKVVTVTTLLCIMTMPVFLTIIEFFWK from the coding sequence GTGTTACATTATATTTTTACAATTGTAAATCAAATATTTATTATGTTTTTACTTATGTTAGTTGGATATATTTTAAGTAAAAAAAATATATTAACTGAAGAAGGCACTAAGCAGATTTCTACATTACTTATGATGATTGTAACACCGGCGGTTATTATTGCTTCTTATCAAAGAGAATTTGAATATAAATTGGCAAAGATGCTTCTTATTTCATTTGCACTAGGATTAATTGCATATGCTGTACCTATTATTATAGGGAGTGTGTTATTTAAAACGGATAAAACTATAGATTTTCAAGATAAGCGTATGTGCCTTGTTTTTTCAAATAATGGATTTATGGCTATTCCTCTATTGCAAGCGCTGCTTGGCAGTATAGGAGTGTTTTTAGGTTCGGCACATATTGTACTTGGGAATGTATTTCTCTGGACCTATGGCGCAAAAACCATGGGCAGAGAAAAATATCAAATCAACTTAAAAACAGCTCTGATTAACCCAGGAACTCTTGCGATGCTTGGTGGACTCTTAGTATTTATTTCGCCTGTAAAACTACCGAATACTTTGTATCAAGTATTTAATTATATTGGGGCAATTAATATGCCACTTGCTATGATGGTTCTGGGAGCCTTTTTAGCAAAAACAGACTTTATCAGTTGCTTTACAGATAAATCTATTTATACTATAAGTATTTATAAATTAGTACTAGTACCAGCTGTTCTTATGGGAGTTCTTCACAGCATTTCAGCAGATCAGATAGTGACGGCAACACTACTTATAGGAGCAGCAGCGCCTACCGGAATTGTTGCGCCTATGTTTGCGCAGCGTTTTAATACAAAATATCTTTATAGTACAAAAGTTGTTACAGTAACAACGCTGCTGTGCATCATGACTATGCCAGTTTTTCTAACAATCATAGAATTTTTTTGGAAGTAG
- a CDS encoding O-acetylhomoserine aminocarboxypropyltransferase/cysteine synthase family protein, which produces MANWSFDTLQIHGGQEVDPVTKSRAVPIYQTTSYVFNDTEHAANLFGLKELGNIYTRIMNPTTDVLEKRIALLEGGKAALAVASGSAAITYSILNVAGAGDEIVSASTLYGGTYNLFANTLPNYGIVTKFVDPDKAENFEAAINEKTRAIFIETLGNPGINIVDIEAVADVAHKHGIPLIIDNTFGTPYLIRPIEFGADIVVHSATKYIGGHGTTMGGVIVDAGNFDWAKSGRFKGFTTPDPSYNGLVYADAFGPLAFIFKARVQLLRDTGAALSPFNAFLLLQGLETLSLRVERHVENAEKIAAYLENHPKVAWVKYPALKSNKYYELAQKYFPKGTGAIFTFGLKDGDKAVAFIDKLEIFSLLANVADAKSLVIHPASTTHAQLNEEQLIAAGVSKELIRLSVGIEDVNDLIADIEKALSEI; this is translated from the coding sequence ATGGCAAATTGGAGTTTTGACACATTACAAATTCACGGAGGGCAAGAAGTAGATCCTGTTACAAAATCAAGAGCTGTGCCTATTTATCAAACAACATCTTATGTGTTTAATGATACAGAACACGCAGCCAACTTATTTGGACTTAAAGAACTTGGGAATATTTATACACGTATTATGAATCCTACAACAGATGTTCTTGAAAAAAGAATCGCACTGCTTGAAGGCGGAAAGGCAGCACTTGCTGTGGCATCTGGTTCAGCAGCTATTACTTATTCTATTCTAAATGTAGCGGGAGCTGGGGATGAAATTGTATCTGCAAGTACTTTATATGGAGGAACCTATAATTTATTTGCAAACACACTTCCTAATTATGGCATAGTAACAAAATTTGTAGATCCTGATAAAGCAGAAAATTTTGAAGCTGCCATTAATGAAAAAACAAGGGCTATTTTTATAGAAACCTTAGGAAATCCTGGTATTAATATTGTAGATATTGAAGCTGTAGCAGACGTAGCCCATAAACACGGTATTCCGCTTATAATAGACAATACTTTTGGAACGCCATATCTTATTAGACCTATTGAATTTGGAGCAGATATCGTAGTTCATTCAGCCACTAAATACATAGGTGGACACGGAACGACTATGGGTGGTGTGATTGTAGATGCAGGTAATTTTGACTGGGCAAAGAGTGGCAGATTTAAAGGTTTTACTACACCTGATCCAAGCTATAATGGTTTGGTTTATGCAGACGCATTTGGACCGCTTGCCTTCATTTTTAAAGCGAGAGTACAACTTCTAAGAGATACGGGAGCAGCGCTTAGTCCATTTAATGCGTTCTTGCTTTTACAAGGACTTGAAACATTATCTTTAAGAGTAGAAAGACACGTAGAGAATGCTGAGAAAATAGCAGCATACCTTGAAAATCATCCCAAAGTAGCTTGGGTAAAATATCCAGCACTTAAGAGCAATAAATACTATGAACTTGCGCAAAAGTACTTCCCAAAAGGAACAGGGGCAATCTTTACATTTGGACTTAAAGATGGTGATAAAGCTGTTGCGTTTATAGATAAACTTGAAATTTTCTCGCTCCTTGCCAATGTAGCGGATGCTAAATCACTTGTTATTCATCCAGCAAGTACAACGCATGCACAGTTAAATGAAGAACAACTCATTGCAGCTGGTGTATCAAAAGAACTTATTCGTTTATCAGTTGGTATTGAAGATGTGAATGATCTTATAGCAGATATTGAAAAAGCATTAAGTGAAATATAA
- a CDS encoding ECF transporter S component: MKQLNSTKKMVLIAIFAAIQIILACTPLGFIPVGVTRATTVHIPVILGGVLIGPGAGAILGAVFGLTSLVINTINPTITSFVFSPFYSVGEMNGNIWSLVIVMVPRILIGVTAHYSFRAVQKLDKSKILAYITAGLTGSLTNTLLVLGGIYIFFGESYAAVKEIGFDVLFKFIMGIIAVNGVPEAIVAALITVTIGKTLAPILVKDVK; this comes from the coding sequence ATGAAACAATTAAACAGTACAAAGAAAATGGTGCTTATTGCTATCTTTGCAGCAATCCAGATTATTCTTGCATGTACTCCACTTGGGTTTATACCAGTAGGCGTGACGAGAGCTACAACGGTACATATTCCTGTTATTTTAGGAGGTGTTCTGATAGGGCCTGGGGCAGGTGCGATACTTGGGGCGGTTTTTGGACTTACCTCACTTGTTATTAATACTATCAACCCAACAATTACTTCTTTTGTTTTCTCACCCTTTTATTCAGTAGGAGAAATGAACGGAAACATATGGAGTCTGGTAATTGTTATGGTTCCAAGAATACTAATTGGTGTTACTGCGCATTATAGCTTTAGAGCTGTCCAGAAATTAGACAAGTCAAAGATCTTAGCTTATATTACAGCAGGTCTTACAGGCTCACTGACAAATACGTTACTCGTTTTAGGTGGAATCTATATATTTTTTGGAGAAAGTTATGCAGCAGTTAAAGAAATAGGATTTGATGTTCTATTTAAATTTATAATGGGAATTATTGCAGTGAATGGGGTGCCAGAAGCCATTGTTGCTGCACTCATTACTGTAACCATAGGTAAAACACTTGCGCCTATACTTGTAAAAGATGTGAAATAG
- the coaBC gene encoding bifunctional phosphopantothenoylcysteine decarboxylase/phosphopantothenate--cysteine ligase CoaBC, producing MKKNVVIGVTGGIAAYKALDIVSALRKKDINIDVIMSENACEFVTPLSFESLSNNAVVTDTFNRTKSWEIEHIALAKKADLFLIAPATANIIGKVAHGIADDMLSTTIMAARCPIVFAPAMNTFMYENAIVQENINSLKGKGYHFIEPDSGRLACGDLGKGKLQKTDIIVEEVMNYLETTKELEGINILVTAGPTVEKIDPMRYITNHSSGKMGYAIAEAAVRRGASVKLVSGPTHLQTPYKVERIDIESALEMYEAVHEHFEWADVVIKAAAVADYRPLNVSEEKIKKSGDDIALALTRNPDILQSLGSSKGNKILVGFAAETKDITQYAVEKIKNKNLDFIVANNIKEEHAGFKGDTNIAAIINKDGTQTQYPVMSKLQLAHIILDRVKLSLFI from the coding sequence ATGAAAAAAAATGTTGTAATAGGGGTGACAGGGGGTATTGCAGCTTATAAAGCGCTGGATATCGTAAGTGCACTTCGCAAAAAAGATATTAATATAGATGTTATTATGAGTGAAAATGCCTGTGAATTCGTTACGCCGCTTTCTTTTGAGTCGCTCTCAAATAATGCTGTAGTTACAGATACCTTTAACCGAACAAAAAGTTGGGAAATAGAGCATATAGCACTTGCCAAAAAAGCGGATTTGTTTTTAATTGCACCGGCGACTGCAAATATTATTGGTAAGGTAGCGCATGGGATTGCAGATGATATGCTGAGCACGACTATTATGGCAGCAAGATGTCCTATTGTATTTGCGCCAGCTATGAATACTTTTATGTATGAAAATGCTATTGTACAAGAAAATATAAACAGCTTAAAAGGTAAAGGATATCATTTTATAGAACCTGACAGCGGACGTTTAGCATGTGGAGACTTAGGTAAAGGTAAACTTCAAAAGACGGACATTATTGTAGAAGAAGTAATGAACTATCTAGAGACAACAAAGGAGCTAGAAGGGATAAACATTTTAGTAACAGCAGGGCCGACTGTAGAAAAAATAGATCCGATGCGCTATATTACAAATCATTCTTCTGGTAAAATGGGTTATGCCATTGCTGAGGCTGCCGTAAGAAGAGGGGCGAGTGTTAAATTGGTTTCAGGACCTACACATTTGCAGACTCCTTATAAAGTAGAAAGAATAGATATAGAAAGCGCACTGGAGATGTACGAGGCTGTTCATGAGCATTTTGAATGGGCGGACGTTGTCATTAAAGCTGCGGCGGTAGCTGATTATAGACCTTTAAACGTGAGCGAAGAAAAGATAAAAAAATCAGGAGATGATATAGCGCTTGCGCTTACAAGAAATCCAGATATTCTGCAAAGTTTAGGGAGTAGTAAAGGCAATAAAATACTAGTAGGATTTGCAGCAGAGACAAAAGATATTACACAATATGCTGTAGAAAAAATAAAAAATAAAAATCTCGATTTTATCGTGGCTAATAATATTAAAGAAGAGCATGCGGGTTTTAAGGGAGATACGAATATTGCGGCTATTATTAACAAAGATGGCACCCAAACACAGTATCCTGTGATGAGTAAACTGCAGCTTGCCCACATCATTTTAGATAGGGTTAAGTTAAGTTTGTTTATATAA
- a CDS encoding GNAT family N-acetyltransferase, with amino-acid sequence MKIRKATLDDFEIIAEYNYRLAKETEDKELDRECLIGGVKALLEDESKGVYHVCEVEGTVVGQIMYTYEWSDWRNGFFLWIQSVYVDANYRKQGVFKALYDYIKKMCDTNEQVIGLRLYVEKENQIAQKTYQNLGMDECGYLMYEYEKRKSK; translated from the coding sequence ATGAAAATTAGAAAAGCGACTTTAGATGATTTTGAGATCATTGCAGAATACAATTACCGTTTAGCAAAAGAAACGGAAGATAAAGAACTAGACCGTGAATGTTTGATCGGAGGGGTTAAAGCCCTTCTAGAAGATGAAAGTAAAGGGGTGTACCACGTTTGTGAGGTAGAAGGCACGGTTGTTGGACAAATCATGTATACTTATGAATGGAGCGATTGGAGAAATGGATTCTTCTTATGGATACAAAGTGTGTATGTAGATGCAAATTATAGAAAACAAGGGGTTTTTAAAGCGCTTTATGACTATATTAAGAAAATGTGTGATACAAATGAGCAGGTAATAGGTCTTAGACTCTATGTAGAAAAAGAGAATCAAATAGCTCAAAAAACTTATCAAAACTTGGGGATGGATGAGTGCGGCTATTTGATGTATGAATATGAAAAGAGAAAAAGTAAATAA
- a CDS encoding lipoprotein — MKKIVIALLVMLVLSGCSQNKEKELAKEIITKMITYSTYTQTDKNEDNLPIILEAYFSDEGYKQFVAGKTGYIYPEYLRLTKASDTEKIKFKKIEMSKQKKGFRLTCHVEYSIVYNNKKIKMQDTLTLSFDEKKQVTEVLILNTSDIIHKMFLERRIM, encoded by the coding sequence ATGAAAAAAATAGTTATAGCACTGCTCGTTATGCTAGTATTATCTGGGTGCAGCCAAAACAAAGAAAAAGAGTTGGCAAAAGAAATCATTACAAAGATGATTACTTACAGTACTTACACACAAACTGATAAAAATGAAGATAATCTGCCTATTATACTTGAGGCGTATTTTTCAGATGAGGGATATAAGCAGTTTGTAGCGGGAAAAACAGGCTATATCTATCCAGAATATCTGCGTCTTACAAAAGCTAGTGACACGGAGAAAATAAAATTTAAGAAGATAGAAATGAGTAAGCAAAAAAAAGGGTTTAGATTAACATGTCATGTTGAATATAGCATCGTGTATAACAATAAAAAAATAAAAATGCAAGATACACTAACACTTAGCTTCGATGAAAAAAAGCAGGTTACAGAAGTATTGATACTTAATACGAGTGATATCATACATAAAATGTTTCTGGAGAGACGCATTATGTAA
- the adhE gene encoding bifunctional acetaldehyde-CoA/alcohol dehydrogenase, which translates to MSENKKAKTEASAVDAVEMVNTLVKNAEKALEKYMSLSQEQVDEITKAMALAGLSEQMYLAKLAVEETGRGIFEDKVTKNIFATEYVYHSIKYDKTVGVIDENEDEGYMEIAEPVGIVAGVTPVTNPTSTTMFKALISAKTRNPIIFGFHPSAQKCSSEAARILRDAAVKAGAPENCIQWIDYPSIDATNALMNHPNVSMILATGGSGMVRAAYSSGKPALGVGPGNVPAFIEKTANLERSLTDLILSKSFDNGMICASEQAAIIEAPIYDQAVAFMKKQGCYFATKEEVKKLEPVVINPEKQMVNAAIVGKYPYEIAALAGISIPKDTKVLCCEIEGVGAAHPLSREKLSPVLAVVKAKDANEGIEMAETMVELGGLGHSSVIHSNDNNVIEEFSKRLKTGRVIVNSPSTHGAIGDIYNTNMPSLTLGCGSYGRNSTTSNVTAVNLINKKRVAKRRVNMQWFKIPERIYFEQGSVQYLAKMPDITRALIVTDPMMIQLGYVEKLTYQLNKNANKVAVEIFSDVEPDPDLETVRKGCEMMRSFKPDVIIALGGGSPIDAAKAMWLFYESPEADFVGMSQKFLDIRKRVYKFPKMGHKSKFVAIPTTSGTGSEVTSFAVISDRSKNMKYPLADYELTPDVAIIDAEFVMSVPAAVTADTGLDVLTHAIEAYVSILASDFTDALAIKAIQLVFEYLPRSYKFGAKDPVAREKIHNASCIAGMAFTNAFLGINHSLAHKLGAQFHIPHGRANAILLPHVIAYNGVTTPTKFTSFPKYEKFIAADKYAEIARALGLKASTPEEGVKSLIKAVQDLMKELNVPMTIKEAGIDEKTYMAAVNDLAYKAFEDQCTTANPRLPKVVELEDLYKKAYSNK; encoded by the coding sequence ATGTCTGAAAACAAAAAAGCCAAAACCGAAGCTTCTGCTGTAGATGCAGTTGAAATGGTGAATACTTTAGTTAAAAATGCTGAAAAAGCCCTCGAGAAGTACATGTCACTTTCTCAAGAACAAGTAGATGAAATTACAAAGGCAATGGCACTTGCCGGCCTATCTGAACAAATGTACCTTGCTAAACTTGCAGTTGAAGAAACAGGCCGTGGTATATTTGAAGATAAGGTTACAAAAAATATTTTTGCAACCGAGTATGTTTACCACAGTATCAAGTATGATAAAACTGTTGGTGTTATTGATGAAAATGAAGATGAAGGCTATATGGAAATTGCTGAACCTGTAGGGATCGTAGCAGGTGTTACCCCTGTAACAAATCCAACGTCTACAACAATGTTCAAGGCACTTATTAGTGCTAAAACCCGCAATCCTATTATATTTGGTTTCCATCCTTCAGCTCAAAAGTGTTCATCTGAAGCAGCAAGAATACTGCGTGACGCCGCTGTAAAAGCAGGTGCTCCCGAAAACTGTATTCAATGGATTGATTATCCTTCAATTGATGCAACTAATGCACTAATGAACCATCCTAATGTATCTATGATTCTTGCAACTGGTGGTTCTGGCATGGTACGTGCAGCTTATTCATCCGGCAAACCAGCTCTTGGCGTTGGTCCTGGTAACGTACCGGCTTTTATTGAAAAAACTGCTAATCTTGAAAGGTCTCTTACTGATCTTATCCTTTCAAAATCATTTGATAACGGTATGATTTGTGCTTCTGAACAAGCTGCTATTATAGAAGCTCCTATTTATGATCAAGCTGTAGCATTTATGAAAAAACAAGGCTGTTACTTTGCAACTAAAGAAGAAGTTAAAAAACTTGAGCCTGTTGTTATTAATCCTGAAAAACAAATGGTTAATGCAGCTATCGTCGGCAAATATCCTTATGAAATAGCCGCTCTTGCAGGCATTTCTATTCCAAAAGATACGAAAGTGCTTTGCTGTGAAATTGAAGGCGTTGGAGCTGCGCATCCACTATCTCGCGAAAAGCTTTCTCCTGTCCTTGCAGTAGTAAAAGCTAAAGATGCAAATGAAGGTATTGAAATGGCTGAAACAATGGTAGAACTTGGTGGTCTTGGTCACTCTTCTGTTATTCATTCTAATGATAATAATGTGATTGAAGAATTTTCTAAGAGACTCAAAACCGGCCGTGTTATTGTCAACTCCCCTTCAACCCATGGTGCTATTGGTGACATTTATAATACAAATATGCCGTCTCTTACACTTGGATGTGGCTCTTATGGACGCAACTCTACAACATCTAATGTAACAGCTGTAAACTTAATTAATAAAAAAAGGGTGGCGAAAAGACGCGTGAATATGCAGTGGTTTAAAATTCCAGAAAGAATTTACTTTGAACAAGGTTCTGTTCAATATTTAGCTAAAATGCCTGATATCACTCGCGCACTTATTGTAACTGATCCTATGATGATTCAACTTGGTTACGTTGAAAAACTTACGTATCAATTAAATAAAAACGCCAATAAAGTTGCTGTAGAAATTTTTAGTGACGTGGAACCAGATCCAGACCTTGAAACGGTACGTAAAGGCTGCGAAATGATGCGCTCATTCAAACCAGATGTCATCATTGCACTTGGCGGCGGTTCTCCTATCGATGCAGCTAAAGCAATGTGGTTATTCTATGAAAGCCCAGAAGCTGACTTTGTAGGTATGTCACAAAAATTCTTAGACATCAGAAAACGTGTTTATAAATTCCCTAAAATGGGTCATAAATCTAAATTTGTAGCTATTCCTACAACATCAGGTACAGGTTCTGAGGTAACATCATTTGCAGTTATTTCTGACCGTTCAAAAAACATGAAATATCCACTTGCTGACTACGAACTAACACCAGACGTAGCGATTATTGATGCTGAATTTGTAATGTCTGTACCAGCTGCTGTAACAGCAGATACTGGACTTGATGTATTAACACATGCTATTGAGGCTTATGTATCAATCCTTGCTTCTGATTTTACAGATGCTCTTGCTATTAAAGCTATTCAGTTAGTCTTTGAATACTTACCACGTTCTTATAAGTTTGGAGCTAAAGACCCAGTAGCCAGAGAGAAAATTCATAATGCATCTTGTATAGCAGGTATGGCCTTTACCAACGCATTTCTTGGTATAAACCATTCACTCGCACATAAACTCGGTGCACAGTTCCATATTCCTCACGGGCGTGCAAATGCAATACTTCTTCCACATGTTATTGCATACAACGGTGTTACAACACCAACCAAGTTTACAAGCTTCCCTAAATATGAGAAATTCATTGCAGCTGATAAATATGCTGAAATCGCACGTGCGCTTGGACTTAAAGCTTCTACACCAGAAGAAGGTGTTAAATCTCTTATAAAAGCCGTTCAAGATTTAATGAAAGAACTCAATGTGCCTATGACGATTAAAGAAGCGGGCATTGATGAAAAAACATATATGGCAGCTGTCAATGATCTTGCTTATAAAGCATTTGAAGATCAGTGTACAACAGCTAATCCACGTCTTCCTAAAGTTGTTGAACTCGAAGACCTTTACAAAAAAGCTTATTCTAACAAATAA
- a CDS encoding DUF2752 domain-containing protein: protein MYKSGSRQMIKEHLRTFLMSIGILGLGTFIFYISDIRCLFKYTIGIPCPGCGLTRAWLSFFKMDFQQALRWHPLFWVVPIVILIKVFSQGKACERSWGYRTGWLLLALLVVGVYIVRMIQLFPDTPPMDYNPKALLYQWKTVSGR from the coding sequence ATGTATAAATCAGGCAGCAGACAAATGATTAAAGAGCATCTAAGGACATTTTTAATGAGTATAGGTATACTAGGGCTTGGTACCTTTATATTCTATATATCGGATATAAGATGTTTATTTAAATATACTATAGGCATACCTTGCCCGGGGTGCGGCTTAACGAGAGCCTGGTTATCTTTCTTTAAGATGGACTTCCAGCAAGCTTTAAGATGGCACCCTTTATTTTGGGTGGTGCCAATTGTGATTTTGATAAAGGTTTTTTCTCAGGGAAAAGCCTGTGAGAGAAGTTGGGGATATCGCACAGGCTGGTTGCTGCTGGCACTGCTGGTGGTAGGGGTTTATATAGTACGTATGATACAGCTTTTTCCGGATACGCCGCCTATGGATTATAACCCAAAAGCATTGCTTTATCAGTGGAAAACCGTAAGTGGCAGATAA